One genomic segment of Brassica napus cultivar Da-Ae chromosome A3, Da-Ae, whole genome shotgun sequence includes these proteins:
- the LOC106427391 gene encoding sulfoquinovosyl transferase SQD2: MNLSSSSLSINLSPTHHPFLPSTTTNTNTCSSSSSATTCSPRCSFVSSPVSLGASCPRRSSPVSLIRRKSQSFFAGLEVVSASSSGSSGMTITEARGEGDESEIEAPLLDPESYSKPRRIALFVEPSPFAYVSGYKNRFQNFIRYLREMGDEVIVVTTHEGVPEEFYGAKVIGSRSFPCPYYQKVPLSLALSPRIISEIARFKPDIIHASSPGIMVFGALAIAKMLSVPIVMSYHTHVPVYIPRYTFSWLVQPMWSIIRFLHRAADLTLVPSAAIGKDLIAAGATAANQLRLWNKGVDSESFNPRFRSQEMRIRLSNGEPEKPLVIHVGRIGVEKSLELLKSVMDKLPEARIAFIGDGPYREDLEKLFAGMPAVFTGMLQGEELSQAYASGDVFVMPSESETLGLVVLEAMASGLPVVAARAGGIPDIIPEEQEGKTGFLFNPGDVEDCVTKLRTLLHDSETREIIGKAAREETEKYDWRAATTKIRNEQYGAAIWFWRKKKAQVLGPINWLVKRLFPVPPEVNA, from the exons ATgaacctttcttcttcttctctctctataaatcTGTCTCCAACTCATCATCCTTTTCTTCCTAGCACGACCACAAACACAAacacttgttcttcttcttcctctgcaacTACTTGTTCCCCCAGGTGTTCTTTCGTTAGCTCCCCTGTTTCCCTCGGTGCTTCGTGCCCCCGGAGATCATCACCCGTTAGCTTGATTCGCAGGAAAAGTCAGAGTTTCTTCGCCGGACTTGAGGTGgtttctgcttcttcttctgggTCCAGCGGTATGACTATTACTGAAGCTAGAGGGGAAGGTGACGAATCGGAGATTGAAGCTCCGCTTCTCGATCCAGAGTCCTACTCCAAGCCCAGGAGAATTGCTCTCTTTGTCGAGCCTTCTCCCTTTGC ATATGTCTCAGGATACAAAAACAGATTCCAGAACTTCATTAGGTATCTACGTGAAATGGGAGACGAG GTGATAGTCGTGACGACACATGAAGGTGTTCCCGAAGAGTTCTATGGAGCCAAAGTCATTGGATCTAGAAG CTTCCCTTGCCCTTACTACCAAAAGGTTCCCCTCTCGCTTGCGCTTAGTCCTAGAATTATCTCCGAGATTGCTCGCTTTAAGCCTGATATTATACACGCTTCATCTCCTGGGATTATG gtttttggaGCTCTGGCAATAGCAAAAATGTTATCTGTACCAATAGTAATGTCTTACCACACGCACGTCCCTGT TTACATTCCAAGATACACTTTTAGTTGGTTGGTCCAACCAATGTGGTCAATAATCA GATTTCTTCACCGAGCGGCTGATCTTACATTAGTTCCTTCCGCTGCCATTGGTAAAGATCTTATTGCAGCTGGTGCAACTGCAG CTAATCAACTTCGACTTTGGAATAAGGGTGTTGATTCAGAAAGCTTCAATCCCCGTTTCCGCTCTCAAGAAATGCGTATTAGACTAAG TAATGGTGAGCCAGAAAAGCCTCTAGTGATCCATGTAGGACGTATTGGCGTAGAAAAGAGTTTGGAGCTTCTAAAAAG TGTAATGGACAAGTTGCCTGAAGCTCGGATTGCTTTCATTGGAGATGGTCCCTACAG aGAGGATCTTGAGAAGTTGTTCGCCGGAATGCCAGCGGTTTTCACGGGAATGTTACAAGGGGAGGAACTGTCACAAGCTTACGCAAGCGGAGATGTGTTTGTGATGCCATCAGAGTCGGAGACGCTTGGCCTTGTGGTTCTTGAGGCAATGGCTTCAGGACTTCCCGTTGTTGCGGCTCGAGCTGGTGGAATCCCTGATATCATCCCTGAAGAACAG GAGGGCAAAACGGGGTTCTTATTCAATCCTGGAGATGTGGAAGACTGCGTGACGAAACTGAGAACTCTATTGCATGACAGTGAGACAAGAGAAATCATAGGAAAGGCGGCAAGAGAAGAGACGGAGAAGTATGATTGGAGAGCAGCAACGACCAAGATACGCAATGAGCAGTACGGAGCAGCGATATGGTtctggaggaagaagaaagctcAGGTTTTGGGACCAATCAATTGGTTGGTTAAACGACTCTTTCCTGTGCCGCCTGAAGTTAACGCCTAG
- the LOC106427419 gene encoding pentatricopeptide repeat-containing protein At5g01110-like, with translation MFSVARRARLLVFKLSVVSLSLSRPEEMVAHRLLPSRILLFSRVKTPRYPFKPLRTLTTSSLAPAPEFETPSSSCSDSDPYLVDKLCFSLTQGNNNNNNNTAASLRNHLTRLNPLSVVDVLYRCRNDLTLAQRFIYQLGSHLPNFKHTSFSLSAMIHILVRSGRLSDAQSCLLRMVRRSGVSREEVVSSLASTYTNCASNDSVFDLLIRTYVQARKLREAHEAFTLLRSKGYVVSIDACNALIGSLVRLGWVELAWGVYHDISRSGINVYTLNIMVNALCKDGQIDKVGDFLSQVQEKMGVYPDIVTYNTLISAYSSKGFMEEAFELMDAMPSKGFTPGVYTYNTVINGLCKHRKYERAKEVFAEMLESGLSPDATTYRSLLMEACKKGDAVEVEEIFSDMRCRDVVPDLVCFSSVMSLFARSGDLDKALVYFNFLKDAGLVPDNVIYTVLIQGYCKKGMISEAMDLRNEMLRHGCCMDVVVYNTILHGLCKRKMLGDADKLFREMTERGLFPDSYTITILIDGHCKLGNLQNAMELFKKMKEKRIRLDVVTYNTLLDGFGKVGDIDTAKEIWTDMVSREILPTPVSYSIMVNALCSKGHLSAAFRVWDEMMSKGVKPTVMICNSMIKGYCRSGNASDGESFLDKMVSEGFVPDIITYNTLIYGYVREENMSRAFGLVKKMEGEKQGGGLVPDVFTYNSILHGFCRQNQMKEAEAVLRKMIERGVNPDKSTYTALINGFVSQDNLTEAFRFHDEMLQRGFSPDDQF, from the coding sequence ATGTTTTCGGTTGCTCGAAGAGCTAGACTACTAGTCTTCAAACTCTCCGTtgtctctctctcgctctctcgaCCAGAAGAAATGGTTGCTCACCGCTTATTACCTTCAAGAATCCTCCTTTTCTCCCGCGTTAAAACCCCTCGCTATCCATTTAAACCTCTCCGAACCTTGACAACATCGTCATTAGCACCAGCTCCCGAATTCGAAACCCCATCCTCTTCGTGTTCGGATTCGGATCCATACTTGGTGGACAAACTCTGTTTCAGTTTGACGCaaggtaataataataataataacaataccGCCGCTTCTCTGCGTAACCACCTGACTCGACTAAACCCTCTCTCCGTCGTCGACGTTCTGTACCGTTGCCGCAACGACTTAACTCTAGCTCAAAGATTCATCTATCAATTAGGTTCCCACCTTCCCAATTTCAAGCACACATCTTTCTCCCTAAGCGCAATGATCCACATCCTCGTGAGGAGCGGGAGGCTATCCGATGCGCAGAGCTGTCTCCTCAGAATGGTTAGGAGAAGCGGCGTCTCCAGAGAAGAGGTCGTGAGCTCATTGGCTTCGACGTATACTAACTGCGCCTCCAACGATTCCGTTTTCGATTTGTTGATTAGGACTTACGTGCAGGCTAGAAAGCTAAGAGAAGCTCACGAGGCTTTCACTCTGCTGAGAAGCAAAGGGTATGTAGTTTCTATAGATGCGTGCAACGCTCTTATAGGAAGCTTGGTGAGGCTCGGGTGGGTAGAGTTGGCTTGGGGAGTTTATCACGACATTTCTCGGAGTGGAATTAATGTCTACACTCTCAATATAATGGTTAATGCGTTGTGCAAAGATGGTCAAATTGATAAAGTTGGAGACTTTTTATCGCAAGTGCAAGAGAAGATGGGAGTTTATCCTGATATCGTTACGTACAACACGTTGATTAGCGCTTACTCTAGTAAAGGCTTTATGGAAGAGGCGTTTGAGTTGATGGACGCTATGCCCAGCAAAGGGTTTACTCCTGGTGTTTATACTTACAACACTGTGATTAACGGTCTTTGTAAGCATCGGAAGTACGAGAGAGCTAAGGAGGTTTTCGCTGAGATGTTGGAATCTGGTTTGAGTCCTGACGCTACTACGTATAGATCTTTGCTGATGGAGGCTTGCAAGAAGGGAGATGCGGTTGAGGTAGAAGAGATTTTCAGTGATATGAGGTGTAGGGATGTTGTTCCGGATTTGGTTTGCTTTAGCTCGGTGATGAGTCTTTTCGCTAGGAGTGGAGATTTAGACAAGGCGTTAGTGTATTTCAACTTTCTGAAGGATGCTGGTTTGGTTCCTGACAATGTCATCTACACGGTTCTTATCCAAGGGTACTGTAAGAAAGGTATGATCTCCGAAGCTATGGATTTGAGAAACGAAATGCTTCGGCATGGTTGTTGTATGGATGTTGTTGTATACAACACCATTTTGCACGGCTTATGCAAACGGAAAATGCTGGGTGATGCGGATAAGCTCTTCAGAGAGATGACCGAAAGGGGTTTATTCCCAGACTCTTATACAATAACCATACTTATTGATGGACACTGTAAGCTCGGGAACCTGCAGAACGCAATGGAGCTTTtcaagaagatgaaagaaaagagGATCAGACTCGACGTTGTGACGTACAACACGCTGTTAGATGGGTTTGGTAAAGTAGGCGATATCGATACAGCGAAAGAGATATGGACAGATATGGTATCGAGAGAGATACTACCGACTCCAGTATCTTACAGCATTATGGTTAACGCGCTGTGCAGCAAAGGGCATCTCTCTGCAGCATTTCGAGTGTGGGATGAGATGATGAGTAAAGGTGTAAAGCCAACGGTTATGATTTGTAACTCTATGATAAAGGGGTATTGCCGGTCTGGTAATGCCTCGGATGGAGAAAGCTTTTTGGACAAGATGGTCTCTGAAGGTTTTGTGCCGGATATCATCACGTACAACACGTTGATATATGGTTATGTTAGAGAAGAAAACATGAGCAGAGCTTTTGGTTtggtgaagaagatggaggGGGAGAAGCAAGGGGGAGGATTAGTGCCTGATGTGTTTACGTACAATTCGATCTTACATGGGTTTTGTAGACAAAATCAGATGAAAGAAGCTGAGGCTGTATTGAGGAAGATGATTGAGAGAGGTGTAAATCCTGACAAGTCAACGTATACTGCTCTGATCAATGGATTTGTTTCTCAAGATAACTTAACGGAGGCGTTTCGTTTTCACGATGAGATGTTGCAGAGAGGATTCTCCCCTGATGATCAATTCTGA
- the LOC106427427 gene encoding L-type lectin-domain containing receptor kinase VIII.2-like, translating to MAVFKTLAFLFVFSFETLAAAADANSSFSFDGFVKSPSFHKNIALFGDSKLVSGGSSIQLTGSVSRSQGRVIYMKPIKLSQATTKGRSFPGSFSTSFSFTMPSKEIGSVLAFVMVPSGLDLRLFGRKDNASSGLGFLMHKEIVAVEFGISKRGNRVGVLVGRPEAAKIRNLSSFDGHFNGEKRLNCWIDYEASSKRVEVRLSVSTALKPVDPFVSYSVDLAKIWEDKKFMVGLTSSNGNSSKPHYLHSWSFKLRHPSVRIHSQPLDPNAVSKTVEEVEVKTVEVKGKKSKCIWRMLGALVLGAVCGSLGAMLTLYIWTICGNRRSMAVVPEERADDKSDIVVIKAAAVVDEQGKK from the coding sequence ATGGCGGTTTTCAAAACCCTAGCTTTCCTGTTCGTTTTCAGCTTCGAAACTTTGGCGGCTGCTGCAGATGCAAATTCCTCGTTTTCCTTTGATGGGTTTGTGAAATCTCCGAGCTTTCACAAGAATATTGCTCTGTTTGGAGATTCTAAGCTCGTCAGTGGTGGTTCGTCGATTCAGCTGACTGGCTCAGTGAGTCGGAGCCAAGGGCGAGTCATTTACATGAAACCCATCAAACTCTCCCAAGCTACTACTAAAGGGAGAAGCTTTCCAGGTTCATTCTCGACTAGTTTCTCGTTCACCATGCCCTCCAAAGAGATTGGGAGTGTCCTGGCTTTTGTAATGGTTCCAAGTGGTTTGGATCTTAGGCTGTTTGGTAGAAAGGATAACGCTTCCTCAGGTCTAGGTTTCTTAATGCataaagagattgttgctgtcgaGTTTGGTATCTCCAAGAGAGGAAACCGTGTGGGGGTCTTAGTTGGTAGACCTGAAGCTGCTAAAATTAGAAACTTATCATCTTTTGATGGCCATTTCAACGGAGAGAAGAGATTGAATTGTTGGATTGATTACGAGGCGAGCTCAAAGAGAGTAGAGGTTCGTTTGAGTGTTTCTACTGCCTTAAAGCCTGTAGATCCGTTCGTGTCTTACTCAGTAGACTTGGCTAAGATATGGGAAGACAAGAAGTTCATGGTGGGTTTGACCTCTTCAAATGGAAACTCTTCCAAGCCACATTATCTCCACTCATGGAGTTTCAAGCTGAGACATCCCTCGGTGAGGATTCACTCGCAGCCGCTTGATCCAAACGCAGTTTCCAAGACTGTTGAGGAGGTGGAGGTGAAGACGGTGGAAGTAAAAGGGAAGAAGAGCAAGTGTATTTGGAGAATGCTTGGTGCGTTGGTTCTGGGTGCGGTTTGTGGAAGTCTAGGAGCGATGTTAACGTTATATATCTGGACAATATGCGGTAATAGGCGGTCAATGGCAGTGGTTCCTGAGGAACGTGCTGATGACAAATCAGATATTGTCGTGATAAAAGCTGCAGCTGTTGTTGATGAACAAGGCAAGAAGTAG
- the LOC106442952 gene encoding uncharacterized protein LOC106442952 produces the protein MSSFEISHLDLENGSGDQRHYRQSDVSEFGEDSSSCDYDYDFHSAVRSFCGEFEFPDLEDLSESESETSRSSPEEKDCRICHLGLESSRRECGDPMVLGCSCKDDLGYVHKQCAETWFKIKGDKTCEICRSIALNFSKAGNDIDQTTTIETNVSDVEAGNSSTVVATIDSDDRRFWRGNRFLNFLLTCMVSAFVISWFFHFNLPSQQ, from the exons atgtcatCTTTCGAAATCTCTCACCTTGATTTAGAGAATGGTTCCGGTGATCAGCGTCATTACCGTCAAAGTGACGTCAGCGAGTTCGGAGAAGACAGCTCTTCCTGCGACTATGACTACGATTTTCACTCAGCTGTAAGGAGCTTTTGCGGCGAGTTTGAGTTTCCTGATCTGGAGGACCTCTCAGAATCAGAATCGGAAACTTCTCGATCATCTCCGGAGGAGAAAGATTGCCGGATTTGCCATTTGGGTTTAGAGAGTAGCCGCCGTGAATGTGGAGACCCAATGGTTCTTGGATGTTCTTGTAAAGATGATTTGGGTTATGTTCATAAGCAATGTGCCGAGACTTGGTTCAAGATCAAGGGTGACAA GACTTGCGAGATTTGTCGTTCGATAGCTTTAAACTTCTCTAAAGCTGGCAACGATATTGATCAAACAACAACGATTGAAACCAATGTGAGTGACGTGGAGGCTGGAAATTCATCTACGGTGGTGGCCACAATTGATTCCGATGACCGGAGATTCTGGAGAGGGAATAGGTTTCTTAACTTCCTTTTAACATGTATGGTCTCTGCATTTGTAATCTCATGGTTCTTTCACTTCAACTTGCCTTCACAACAATGA
- the LOC106433811 gene encoding laccase-8-like: MPLPIQAFFVPLLFLFFFFSSIATAAIVEHVFQVKNVVVKPLCKEQMIPTVNGSLPGPTINVREGDTLVVHVINNSTYNITIHWHGVFQLKSSWMDGANMISQCPIQPRNNFTYRFDITGQEGTLLWHAHVVNLRATLHGALIIRPRSGRPYPFPKPYKEVPLVFEQWWDTDIELLNSRPAPISDAYLINGLAGDSYPCSKNRMFKLRVVQGKTYLLRIINAALNTHLFFKIADHNVTVVSVDAVYTTPYVSDVMILTPGQTVDALLTADQPNGMYYMEISPYTSANSLVPVPPSTPIRGLIVYEDAKSTASPSNSLMPSGMNAISTAHRFSSNITSLVGGPYWTPVPDHVDEKMFVTMGLGLKPCPPGTKCIGPFGQRYAGSLNNRTFVIPGTISLQEAYFYNISGVYTDDFPDQPPMKFDYANFGVRTNSEYKMMFPERKTSVKTLKYNSIVEIVVQNTGIITSESHPMHLHGFNFYVLGYGFGNYDPIRDADKLNLVNPQMHNTVGVPPGGWVVLRFKANNPGAWMFHCHMDAHLPYGIIMVFIVQNGPTPETSMQPPPLNLPQCTRDPTIYESLATSVDLSS, translated from the exons ATGCCTCTCCCAATCCAAGCTTTCTTTGTCcctctcctcttcctcttcttcttcttctcctccattGCTACGGCAGCTATCGTTGAGCATGTTTTCCAG GTTAAAAACGTGGTGGTGAAACCGTTGTGCAAGGAGCAAATGATACCGACTGTTAACGGAAGTCTTCCCGGTCCAACGATAAACGTTAGAGAAGGCGACACTCTCGTGGTTCATGTTATCAACAACTCTACTTACAATATAACCATCCACTG GCATGGAGTGTTTCAGTTGAAAAGCTCATGGATGGACGGTGCGAATATGATATCTCAATGTCCGATTCAACCACGTAATAACTTCACGTATCGGTTCGATATCACCGGACAAGAAGGTACTTTGTTATGGCATGCTCACGTCGTTAATCTACGTGCCACACTTCACGGGGCTCTAATCATCCGTCCCCGATCGGGCCGACCTTATCCGTTTCCTAAACCATACAAAGAAGTTCCTCTCGTTTTTG AACAATGGTGGGACACAGATATTGAACTTCTTAATTCACGGCCAGCTCCGATTTCCGATGCGTACCTCATTAATGGCCTCGCTGGAGATTCATATCCTTGCTCTAAGAACA GGATGTTTAAGCTCAGGGTAGTACAAGGGAAAACATACTTGCTAAGGATTATAAACGCGGCGCTCAACACTCACCTCTTCTTCAAAATAGCTGATCACAACGTGACAGTCGTCTCTGTTGATGCTGTCTACACCACACCTTACGTTAGCGATGTGATGATTTTGACGCCAGGACAAACCGTCGACGCACTTCTCACGGCTGACCAGCCCAACGGAATGTACTACATGGAGATAAGCCCTTACACTAGTGCTAACTCGTTAGTACCGGTACCCCCTAGTACTCCTATTAGAGGCCTAATCGTCTACGAGGATGCCAAGTCGACAGCATCCCCATCAAACTCGTTGATGCCTTCAGGGATGAATGCAATATCCACCGCTCATAGATTCTCCTCAAACATCACTAGCCTCGTGGGTGGACCATACTGGACGCCAGTGCCTGACCATGTGGACGAGAAGATGTTCGTAACCATGGGGCTTGGCTTAAAGCCATGCCCTCCGGGAACCAAGTGTATTGGTCCGTTTGGTCAGCGGTACGCTGGTTCTCTCAACAACCGTACTTTTGTGATCCCCGGAACGATTTCACTCCAAGAAGCCTATTTCTATAATATCAGTGGAGTATACACCGATGACTTCCCCGACCAACCTCCCATGAAATTTGACTACGCAAATTTTGGTGTCCGTACAAATTCTGAATACAAAATGATGTTTCCGGAGAGAAAGACTAGCGTGAAGACACTTAAATATAATTCTATAGTAGAGATTGTTGTGCAGAACACCGGGATAATCACCTCAGAGAGTCATCCCATGCACCTTCACGGCTTCAATTTCTATGTGTTGGGTTATGGATTTGGTAACTATGATCCCATCCGTGATGCAGATAAGCTAAATCTAGTTAACCCGCAAATGCACAATACCGTTGGTGTACCACCAGGTGGATGGGTTGTCTTAAGATTTAAAGCTAACAATCCTG GTGCGTGGATGTTTCATTGTCACATGGATGCACATTTACCTTACGGAATAATAATGGTTTTCATAGTTCAAAATGGACCAACTCCGGAAACAAGCATGCAACCTCCACCGTTGAATCTTCCACAATGCACTCGTGATCCCACAATTTATGAGTCGCTGGCAACAAGCGTTGATTTGTCTTCCTAG